From one Candidatus Limnocylindrales bacterium genomic stretch:
- a CDS encoding class I adenylate-forming enzyme family protein, with the protein MTTNAPSIAEVHAKLTAPGELLEMAEVVIRGVPTRVWKNAPPSLAAVLTFSRGHGDADFMVYEDDRWSFERHFRACARLANVLIDRYGIKKGDRVAIAMRNFPEWSVAFWAASAAGAIVVPLNAWWTGPELVYGLDDSGSTVLFADAERLDRLVPELAQLPGLRIISARDERDVLPGGAEHFNDVLGEIPDDASLPDVAIDSEDDATIFYTSGTTGHPKGVLGTQRNICGNLFSLRFANMRAAMRGSVTGAKPAAAGQGVYLLSVPFFHATGCHSILVANLAAGNRLVIMHKWDAGRALELIEREKVATFGGVPAMVWQVLTHPDFATRDLSSVRSIGYGGAPAAPELVRKIEEMFPGRTPSNGYGMTETSSVTTLNMGVDYIRHPDSVGVPVPVCDVKVVDDVGRTLPAGEVGELWIKGPNVVKEYFHKPEASAATFTDGWVHTGDLARIDDEGFVYLVDRAKDLLIRAGENISSAEVEAALFEHPSIDDAAVIGIPDQVLGEEVGAVVHLAPGTSATEDELKAWVAKRLAGFKVPRKVWFFDEPLPRNPAGKILKRDLKKQLLGV; encoded by the coding sequence ATGACGACCAACGCTCCTTCCATCGCCGAAGTTCACGCAAAACTGACCGCTCCCGGAGAGCTCCTCGAAATGGCGGAAGTCGTCATCCGCGGCGTTCCGACCCGCGTCTGGAAGAACGCGCCGCCGTCGCTCGCCGCCGTGCTCACGTTCAGCCGCGGACACGGCGATGCGGATTTCATGGTCTACGAGGACGACCGCTGGAGCTTCGAGCGACACTTTCGCGCATGCGCGCGGCTCGCGAACGTACTGATCGACCGCTACGGCATAAAGAAGGGCGACCGCGTCGCGATCGCGATGCGCAATTTCCCGGAGTGGTCGGTGGCGTTCTGGGCTGCATCGGCCGCGGGCGCGATCGTCGTTCCGCTCAACGCGTGGTGGACCGGACCGGAGCTCGTCTACGGGCTCGACGATTCGGGCTCGACGGTGCTGTTCGCCGATGCCGAGCGACTCGACCGCCTCGTCCCCGAGCTCGCGCAGCTGCCGGGGCTTCGCATCATCTCGGCCCGCGACGAGCGCGATGTTCTTCCCGGCGGCGCCGAGCATTTCAACGACGTGCTCGGCGAGATTCCGGACGACGCTTCATTGCCGGACGTTGCAATCGATTCCGAAGACGACGCGACGATCTTCTACACGTCGGGGACGACCGGCCATCCGAAGGGAGTGCTCGGCACGCAGCGCAACATCTGCGGGAACCTCTTCAGCCTGCGCTTTGCAAATATGCGCGCGGCAATGCGCGGAAGCGTCACCGGCGCGAAACCCGCCGCGGCCGGTCAGGGCGTCTATCTGCTGTCGGTGCCGTTCTTTCACGCGACCGGCTGCCATTCGATCCTGGTCGCAAACCTCGCGGCAGGTAACCGGCTCGTGATCATGCACAAGTGGGACGCCGGCCGCGCGCTCGAGCTGATCGAGCGCGAGAAGGTTGCCACGTTCGGCGGCGTGCCGGCGATGGTCTGGCAGGTACTGACGCATCCCGATTTTGCGACGCGCGATCTGTCGAGCGTGCGCTCGATCGGCTACGGCGGCGCACCGGCGGCGCCGGAGTTGGTCCGCAAGATCGAAGAGATGTTCCCCGGCCGCACTCCGAGCAACGGTTACGGCATGACGGAGACGTCGTCGGTGACGACGCTGAACATGGGCGTCGACTACATCCGCCATCCCGACAGCGTCGGCGTTCCGGTGCCGGTCTGCGACGTGAAAGTCGTCGACGACGTCGGCCGCACGCTTCCTGCGGGTGAAGTCGGTGAGTTGTGGATCAAGGGTCCGAACGTCGTCAAGGAATACTTCCACAAGCCCGAGGCGTCGGCGGCAACGTTTACCGACGGCTGGGTGCATACGGGCGATCTCGCACGCATCGACGACGAAGGCTTCGTCTACCTGGTCGATCGCGCGAAGGATCTGCTGATTCGCGCGGGCGAGAACATTTCGTCGGCCGAGGTCGAAGCGGCGCTGTTCGAGCACCCGTCGATCGACGATGCCGCGGTGATCGGAATTCCGGATCAGGTTCTCGGCGAGGAAGTCGGCGCAGTCGTCCACCTCGCGCCGGGAACTTCGGCAACGGAAGACGAGCTGAAAGCGTGGGTGGCCAAAAGGCTCGCTGGCTTCAAGGTACCGCGCAAGGTGTGGTTCTTCGACGAGCCTCTGCCGCGCAATCCGGCGGGCAAGATCCTCAAGCGCGATCTCAAGAAGCAGTTGCTCGGGGTCTGA
- a CDS encoding sigma-70 family RNA polymerase sigma factor, protein MADSSAALFDEHRSFLWGLLYRMTGCAADADDLLQETFVRLLEHAPEADGRPLRPWLVRVAMNLAHDLLRRRKRSPYVGPWLPSPIAGPADAEPIDAVEAVASGVSTEGRYDLVESMSMAFLVALEALTPRQRAVLLLRDVFDYTVRETAAVLGATEGGIKVAHLRARRAMKGYEGSRHPSITDARDQAREALWKFTEALLAGDLRAMENILAADCRAMSDGGGEFYAALNPILGASKVARFYHGIFQKFGGVGSVRSILVGGMPALYVDLPDRGDDHPEIDVARVARRFVLQADVDADGRITRMYSVLASRKLTHVAAPL, encoded by the coding sequence ATGGCAGATAGTTCGGCCGCACTGTTCGACGAGCACCGGAGCTTCCTGTGGGGCCTTCTCTACCGGATGACCGGCTGCGCGGCGGACGCCGACGACCTGCTCCAGGAAACCTTCGTGCGACTCCTCGAGCACGCGCCCGAAGCGGACGGGCGGCCGCTGCGGCCGTGGCTCGTGCGCGTCGCGATGAACCTCGCGCACGATCTCCTTCGCCGCCGCAAGCGGAGCCCGTATGTCGGACCGTGGCTGCCGTCGCCGATTGCCGGCCCGGCCGATGCCGAGCCGATCGATGCCGTGGAGGCGGTCGCATCGGGTGTCAGCACCGAAGGCCGCTACGACCTCGTCGAAAGCATGTCGATGGCGTTCCTGGTCGCGCTCGAAGCGCTGACGCCGAGGCAGCGGGCCGTGCTGCTGCTGCGCGACGTGTTCGACTACACCGTGCGCGAGACCGCCGCCGTTCTCGGCGCCACCGAGGGCGGCATCAAGGTCGCGCACCTTCGGGCCAGGCGCGCGATGAAAGGCTACGAGGGCTCACGCCACCCGTCGATCACGGACGCCCGCGACCAGGCCCGTGAAGCGCTGTGGAAGTTCACCGAGGCCCTGCTCGCCGGCGACCTCCGGGCCATGGAGAACATCCTGGCCGCCGACTGCCGCGCGATGAGCGACGGCGGAGGCGAGTTCTACGCCGCGCTCAATCCGATCCTCGGCGCGTCGAAGGTCGCGCGCTTCTACCACGGCATCTTCCAGAAATTCGGCGGCGTCGGCAGCGTGCGCAGCATCCTGGTCGGCGGCATGCCGGCGCTCTACGTCGACCTTCCCGATCGCGGAGACGATCATCCCGAGATCGACGTAGCGCGCGTCGCGCGGCGCTTCGTGCTGCAAGCCGACGTCGACGCGGACGGACGCATCACGAGGATGTATTCGGTGCTGGCGTCGAGGAAACTCACGCATGTGGCGGCCCCACTGTAG